From the genome of Prevotella herbatica, one region includes:
- a CDS encoding DUF2335 domain-containing protein, whose amino-acid sequence MNKEKTQNKEETPTLTESEENEKTIDLNEVLETIEPEKRDVIARAFVAMQETSFSGPLPSPDDFKKYGNVVRDAPERILIMAEKQLTHRVECEKKIIASRIKESKTGQWMGFILALIFIAVAFFLGYKGHDWLAGTIIVSLISIAIVFVLKKNPKESNDDESNPQKD is encoded by the coding sequence ATGAATAAGGAAAAAACACAAAATAAAGAAGAAACACCAACATTAACTGAGTCTGAAGAAAACGAAAAAACAATTGACTTAAATGAAGTTCTAGAAACAATTGAACCTGAAAAACGAGACGTTATAGCTCGTGCGTTTGTTGCTATGCAGGAGACTTCATTTAGTGGTCCTTTACCATCTCCTGATGATTTCAAGAAGTATGGAAATGTTGTTCGTGATGCACCCGAAAGAATTTTGATTATGGCAGAAAAGCAATTAACTCATAGAGTTGAATGCGAAAAGAAAATAATAGCTTCACGGATAAAAGAAAGCAAGACTGGGCAGTGGATGGGGTTTATTTTAGCCTTGATCTTTATAGCTGTAGCATTTTTCTTAGGATATAAAGGACATGACTGGTTGGCTGGGACTATTATTGTTTCTTTAATATCAATAGCGATAGTTTTTGTGTTAAAGAAGAATCCAAAAGAATCAAATGACGACGAATCTAATCCTCAAAAAGATTAG
- a CDS encoding VapE domain-containing protein — protein MNIAKINVLYKTKKEIKQKLTSLDDLFVMIRGEKYQKQCNKLRYALNSYPNIAGMKLAETAELPQIQFSLCRKQYTGYVLLSFKAEDGWLNNLKFLAEGLPQTLMCFTGASAKSLKIVVAFTLPDGTLPQTEQDICFFHQHAYFTCAKFYEAELGIKCERTVPTTQTVCRISTDEHVFLNASAIPMILQQPHEGVEKRVKSDIRYQMKKTSYNAGRESGVIPFYEKQHMAMAKFQTIFLNLINSAVDMDMDEIVTELAKNCQRNGLAEEFCIKRLMRHTPYCNFDYIVRNCFRNVYDTSAPKSDCAVSKMTIDMERLRTFLAVRYVFRKNEITNDCEYRERDSFIFSWNSVTKEVLNTITINAKAEGIDAWDKDVKRFIESSFTEDYDPIADWISYLPKWDKEDRIDKFAQRVKTDNQDWVKNFHLWFIGMVSQWMRRNSMHGNSLVPLLVGEQGDGKSTFCRMIIPEEQQIYYTDRVDFTKKEDAVKALSRFMLINIDEYDSISKRQTAFLKYMLQAVDVKFRNLYESITQQHKRYAAFIGTTNNPQPLIDYTGSRRYMCIRVKERIDTSTAVNYEQMYAQAVEEIKSGARTYFDNEAEHQIQLANADFLQIDCMDDIFFEMFHRPAKEEKAMRLTATEIVQKMKTKYRNISINNSNIMRVGHILMRNKFKLTRGKSRRYDIATNDTMVTLD, from the coding sequence ATGAATATAGCTAAAATCAACGTCTTGTATAAGACAAAAAAAGAAATCAAACAAAAATTGACGAGTCTTGACGATTTGTTTGTCATGATTCGAGGTGAAAAATACCAAAAACAGTGCAATAAACTGCGATATGCCCTCAACTCATACCCCAATATTGCGGGTATGAAGCTTGCTGAGACGGCAGAACTGCCACAGATACAGTTTTCTTTGTGCAGAAAACAGTACACGGGCTATGTTTTGCTGTCGTTCAAGGCAGAGGACGGTTGGCTGAACAATCTGAAGTTTCTTGCAGAGGGACTTCCGCAGACATTGATGTGCTTTACTGGCGCATCGGCGAAGTCACTGAAAATCGTAGTGGCATTTACACTGCCAGACGGTACGCTGCCACAGACAGAACAGGACATCTGCTTCTTTCATCAGCATGCCTACTTCACATGTGCTAAGTTTTACGAGGCAGAACTAGGCATTAAATGCGAGCGAACAGTGCCTACGACTCAGACTGTATGCAGAATAAGCACCGACGAGCACGTTTTTCTTAATGCCAGTGCTATACCGATGATTCTTCAGCAGCCACATGAAGGCGTAGAGAAGAGGGTGAAAAGTGATATTCGCTATCAGATGAAGAAGACAAGCTACAATGCAGGCAGGGAAAGTGGCGTGATTCCTTTTTACGAAAAGCAGCACATGGCAATGGCGAAGTTTCAGACAATATTCCTGAATCTCATTAATAGTGCCGTGGATATGGATATGGACGAAATCGTGACGGAACTTGCGAAAAACTGTCAGCGCAACGGTCTTGCGGAGGAATTCTGCATCAAGAGACTGATGCGACATACGCCATATTGTAATTTTGATTATATCGTGCGCAACTGCTTCCGCAATGTCTATGACACGAGTGCGCCAAAGTCAGACTGTGCGGTATCAAAGATGACGATTGACATGGAAAGACTGCGCACGTTTCTTGCCGTGAGATATGTTTTCCGCAAGAATGAGATTACAAACGACTGCGAATACAGGGAACGTGATAGTTTTATATTTTCGTGGAACTCCGTTACAAAAGAGGTTCTCAACACGATAACAATCAATGCAAAGGCTGAGGGCATTGACGCATGGGACAAGGACGTGAAACGATTTATAGAATCATCATTCACAGAAGATTACGACCCGATTGCAGACTGGATAAGTTATCTGCCTAAATGGGACAAAGAAGACCGCATAGACAAGTTTGCCCAGAGGGTGAAAACGGATAATCAGGACTGGGTGAAGAACTTTCATCTATGGTTTATCGGTATGGTGAGCCAGTGGATGCGCAGAAATTCCATGCACGGCAATTCACTTGTTCCGCTGTTGGTAGGTGAACAGGGAGACGGCAAGTCAACATTTTGCAGAATGATCATCCCCGAAGAACAGCAGATTTACTATACAGACCGTGTGGACTTCACGAAGAAGGAGGATGCCGTGAAGGCATTGAGCCGATTCATGCTGATAAACATAGATGAATATGACAGTATTTCAAAACGTCAGACGGCATTTCTTAAATACATGTTGCAAGCTGTTGATGTGAAGTTTAGAAATCTATATGAGAGCATCACGCAGCAGCACAAGCGATATGCAGCTTTCATCGGTACGACCAACAATCCTCAACCGTTGATAGACTATACCGGTTCACGACGATACATGTGTATCAGGGTGAAGGAACGAATAGACACAAGTACGGCAGTGAACTATGAACAGATGTATGCTCAGGCAGTTGAGGAGATAAAATCGGGAGCAAGAACATATTTCGACAACGAGGCAGAACATCAGATTCAGCTTGCGAATGCCGACTTCCTACAGATTGACTGCATGGACGACATCTTCTTTGAGATGTTTCACCGTCCTGCGAAAGAAGAGAAGGCGATGCGTCTCACGGCAACGGAGATTGTACAGAAAATGAAAACGAAGTATCGTAACATCAGCATCAACAACAGCAACATCATGCGTGTGGGACATATTCTGATGAGGAATAAGTTTAAGCTGACAAGGGGAAAATCTCGCCGTTATGACATCGCAACAAATGACACGATGGTGACACTTGATTAA